The Luteimonas sp. YGD11-2 genome has a window encoding:
- the rdgB gene encoding RdgB/HAM1 family non-canonical purine NTP pyrophosphatase gives MSTPRRLVLASGNRGKLAELQVLLGDAGFALSAQADHGVDDIEETGLSFVENALLKARHAARTSGLPALGDDSGLCVDALDGAPGLYSARYAGAHGDAAANNAKLLEALRDVPAHARTARFYCVLVLVRHGDDPQPLIAEGIWEGRVLDAPRGDHGFGYDPLFLDPASGLSAAELAPGIKNRISHRGRALAVLRERIASALPEA, from the coding sequence ATGAGCACACCCCGGCGGCTGGTGCTGGCCAGCGGCAACCGCGGCAAGCTCGCCGAGTTGCAGGTACTGCTGGGCGATGCCGGGTTCGCGCTTTCGGCGCAGGCCGACCACGGCGTCGACGACATCGAGGAGACCGGGCTCAGCTTCGTCGAGAACGCGCTGCTCAAGGCGCGACATGCGGCGCGCACCAGCGGGCTGCCGGCACTCGGCGACGATTCCGGCCTGTGCGTCGATGCACTCGACGGCGCACCCGGCCTGTACTCGGCACGCTACGCCGGTGCGCACGGTGACGCGGCGGCCAACAATGCAAAGCTCCTCGAAGCGCTGCGCGACGTGCCCGCCCACGCGCGCACGGCGCGCTTCTACTGCGTGCTGGTGCTGGTGCGCCACGGCGACGACCCGCAGCCGCTGATCGCCGAGGGCATCTGGGAAGGCCGGGTCCTCGACGCTCCGCGCGGCGACCACGGTTTCGGCTACGACCCGTTGTTTCTCGACCCCGCAAGCGGCCTGAGCGCCGCGGAACTCGCACCCGGGATCAAGAACCGGATCAGCCATCGCGGCCGCGCGCTGGCCGTGTTGCGCGAGCGGATCGCCAGCGCGCTGCCCGAAGCCTGA
- the rpoZ gene encoding DNA-directed RNA polymerase subunit omega produces MARITVEDCLQVVDNRFELVMMAAKRARQLANGVESQLDNRENDDKPTVLALREIAARRIDNDYIEAVDKAERERKEREALEWAAAEVVADEDLAKGDDL; encoded by the coding sequence ATGGCGCGCATTACCGTCGAAGACTGCCTGCAGGTGGTCGACAACCGTTTCGAACTGGTCATGATGGCCGCCAAGCGCGCGCGCCAGCTGGCCAACGGCGTCGAGTCGCAGCTGGACAACCGCGAGAACGACGACAAGCCGACGGTGCTCGCCCTGCGCGAGATCGCCGCGCGTCGCATCGACAACGACTACATCGAGGCCGTCGACAAGGCCGAGCGCGAGCGCAAGGAGCGCGAGGCGCTGGAATGGGCCGCCGCCGAAGTGGTGGCCGACGAGGATCTCGCCAAGGGCGACGATCTCTGA
- a CDS encoding PilZ domain-containing protein, whose product MIQEFRRARRRKAADMIQVSDAMTGEMVGRIGNLSESGLLLIASSSLENDALYQLRFTLPGRSAGALGEDLELGAQLLWSDRASAPGQVWAGLRFVALSDAQARQLRAWVESPGGQFV is encoded by the coding sequence ATGATCCAGGAGTTCCGTCGCGCGCGCCGGCGCAAGGCCGCGGACATGATCCAGGTCAGCGATGCGATGACCGGGGAGATGGTCGGCCGCATCGGCAACCTGTCGGAAAGCGGCCTGCTGCTGATCGCCAGCAGTTCGCTCGAAAACGACGCGCTCTACCAGTTGCGCTTCACCCTGCCCGGCCGCAGCGCCGGCGCACTCGGCGAGGACCTCGAGCTCGGCGCGCAGCTGCTGTGGAGTGATCGCGCCAGCGCTCCGGGCCAGGTGTGGGCGGGGCTGCGCTTCGTCGCCCTGAGCGATGCACAGGCGCGGCAGCTGCGCGCATGGGTGGAGTCGCCGGGCGGCCAGTTCGTCTGA
- a CDS encoding YicC/YloC family endoribonuclease has translation MIRSMTAFAAGERTTPWGTLGCELRAVNHRYLEVGTRLPDELRALEPLLRERVAARLSRGKVDLALRLRNGEAAGQLELNEAVLDQLATLAASLQSRFPGLNTGLAELLQVPGVLQARAVDADAMQAAALSLLDAVLDDFVAAREREGAKLQAAIAERVDGIERIAGEVRTLVPAIRDGQRVRLETRLADLPQPLDPGRLEQELVMALQKLDVDEELDRLDSHVDEIRRVLAQREPVGRRLDFLLQEFNREANTLGSKSVDRRTSQAAVELKVLIDQIREQVQNIE, from the coding sequence ATGATCCGCAGCATGACCGCCTTCGCCGCCGGCGAGCGCACGACCCCCTGGGGCACGCTCGGTTGCGAGCTGCGCGCGGTCAACCACCGCTACCTCGAGGTCGGCACCCGGCTGCCCGACGAGCTGCGCGCGCTGGAGCCGCTGTTGCGCGAGCGGGTCGCGGCGCGCCTGTCGCGCGGCAAGGTGGATCTCGCGCTGCGCCTGCGCAACGGCGAGGCCGCCGGCCAGCTTGAACTCAACGAAGCGGTGCTCGACCAGCTGGCGACGCTCGCGGCGTCCTTGCAGTCGCGCTTCCCCGGTCTCAACACCGGCCTGGCCGAACTGCTGCAGGTGCCCGGCGTACTGCAGGCACGCGCGGTGGATGCCGATGCGATGCAGGCCGCGGCGCTGTCGCTGCTGGATGCGGTGCTCGACGACTTCGTCGCCGCGCGCGAACGCGAGGGTGCGAAGCTGCAGGCGGCGATCGCCGAGCGCGTGGATGGCATCGAGCGCATCGCCGGCGAGGTGCGCACGCTGGTGCCTGCGATCCGCGACGGCCAGCGCGTCCGCTTGGAAACCCGCCTGGCGGACCTGCCGCAGCCGCTCGATCCCGGTCGCCTCGAGCAGGAACTGGTGATGGCCCTGCAGAAACTCGATGTCGACGAGGAGCTGGACCGTCTCGACAGCCACGTCGACGAGATCCGCCGGGTGCTGGCCCAGCGCGAACCGGTCGGCCGGCGCCTGGACTTCCTGCTGCAGGAATTCAACCGCGAGGCCAACACGCTGGGCTCGAAGTCGGTGGACCGACGTACCTCGCAGGCCGCGGTCGAGCTGAAGGTGCTGATCGACCAGATCCGCGAGCAGGTGCAGAACATTGAGTAG
- a CDS encoding bifunctional (p)ppGpp synthetase/guanosine-3',5'-bis(diphosphate) 3'-pyrophosphohydrolase: protein MSPVSSHAAPVAVPPDDAVPEYMRVLERAVPYLDAAQRQVLRRAWAVGAQAHEGQFRKSGEPYITHPVAVAVVLAEQNVDLETLVAAILHDTIEDTPLTRAELAEEFGEQVAELVDGVTKLDKLQFSNRQEAAAESFRKMMLAMARDLRVILIKLADRLHNMRTLGAQSTAARERIARETLEVYAPIAQRLGMNLIKSELQDLGFSALHPMRHSVLRKRINAQPLVRREALSTIEAQLAQRLANEGLEYRLVSRVKSPWSIYNKMQGEGKTFDQVMDVFGFRVIVRSVADCYHALGVAHSVYKPLDGRFRDFIAIPKANGYQSLHTVLFGPYGSPIEVQIRTEEMDLIAERGIAAHWAYKHGGAPTSAQTRAHSWIANLLESQRATGSSLEFLENVKVDLFPDEVYLFTPKGDILSLPRNATALDFAYAVHTDVGNHAVAARVDRKLVPLRTKLVSGQQTEIITARSALPKPQWLEFVVTSKARTAIRQQLKQLEHEDAVQLGHRMLDRALEDLGSSLERVPQARLEAYLGESRHPRLEALLADIALGNRMPSQVAHALAQSGGQGGRDGARHFEKILITGSERGVITFANCCMPIPGDEIMGYHTAGKGIVVHRIECPNITDYRKSPERWVDIGWDREVSGDFSVALRIEVANRPGVLAQVAAAVAQVDSNIDGVEYLERDSNVAAIRFSIEVRGRKHLADVIRRIRRLNVVHGVQRL, encoded by the coding sequence ATGTCCCCGGTTTCCAGCCACGCTGCCCCGGTCGCGGTGCCGCCAGACGACGCCGTTCCGGAATACATGCGCGTGCTCGAACGCGCGGTGCCGTATCTCGATGCCGCCCAGCGGCAGGTGCTGCGTCGCGCCTGGGCCGTCGGCGCGCAGGCGCACGAGGGCCAGTTCCGCAAGTCCGGCGAACCCTACATCACCCATCCGGTCGCGGTTGCGGTGGTGCTGGCCGAGCAGAACGTCGACCTGGAAACCCTGGTCGCGGCGATCCTGCACGACACCATCGAGGACACCCCGCTGACCCGCGCCGAGCTTGCCGAGGAATTCGGCGAGCAGGTGGCCGAACTCGTCGATGGCGTCACCAAGCTCGACAAACTTCAATTCAGCAACCGCCAGGAGGCGGCTGCCGAGAGCTTCCGCAAGATGATGCTGGCGATGGCGCGCGACCTGCGCGTCATCCTGATCAAGCTTGCCGATCGCCTGCACAACATGCGCACGCTGGGCGCGCAGTCGACGGCCGCGCGCGAGCGCATCGCCCGCGAGACGCTCGAGGTGTACGCGCCCATCGCCCAGCGCCTGGGCATGAACCTGATCAAGTCGGAGCTGCAGGACCTGGGCTTCAGCGCGCTGCATCCGATGCGCCATTCGGTGCTGCGCAAGCGCATCAACGCACAGCCGCTGGTGCGCCGCGAGGCGCTGTCGACGATCGAGGCGCAGCTGGCGCAGCGCCTGGCCAACGAAGGTCTCGAGTACCGGCTGGTGAGCCGGGTGAAGTCGCCCTGGAGCATCTACAACAAGATGCAGGGTGAGGGAAAGACCTTCGACCAGGTGATGGACGTGTTCGGCTTCCGCGTGATCGTGCGCTCGGTCGCCGACTGCTACCACGCGCTCGGCGTGGCGCATTCGGTCTACAAGCCACTCGACGGCCGCTTCCGCGACTTCATCGCGATCCCCAAGGCCAACGGTTACCAGTCGCTGCACACGGTGCTGTTCGGGCCCTACGGTTCGCCGATCGAGGTGCAGATCCGCACCGAGGAGATGGACCTCATCGCCGAGCGCGGTATCGCCGCGCACTGGGCGTACAAGCATGGCGGCGCACCCACCAGCGCACAGACCCGCGCGCACTCGTGGATCGCCAACCTGCTGGAATCCCAGCGCGCCACCGGTTCATCGCTGGAGTTCCTCGAGAACGTCAAGGTCGACCTGTTCCCTGACGAGGTCTACCTGTTCACCCCGAAGGGCGACATCCTCTCGCTGCCGCGCAATGCCACAGCGCTGGACTTTGCGTATGCGGTGCACACCGACGTCGGCAACCACGCGGTCGCCGCACGTGTCGACCGCAAGCTGGTGCCGCTGCGCACCAAGCTCGTCAGCGGCCAGCAGACCGAGATCATCACCGCGCGCTCGGCGCTGCCCAAGCCGCAGTGGCTGGAATTCGTGGTCACCAGCAAGGCGCGCACCGCGATCCGCCAGCAGCTCAAGCAGCTCGAACACGAGGATGCGGTGCAGCTCGGCCATCGCATGCTCGACCGTGCGCTGGAGGATCTCGGCAGTTCGCTCGAGCGCGTGCCGCAGGCGCGGCTGGAAGCGTACCTGGGCGAGTCGCGCCACCCGCGGCTGGAGGCGCTGCTGGCCGATATCGCGCTGGGCAACCGGATGCCGTCGCAGGTCGCGCATGCGCTGGCGCAGTCGGGCGGGCAGGGTGGCCGCGACGGTGCGCGCCACTTCGAGAAGATCCTGATCACCGGCAGCGAGCGCGGGGTGATCACCTTTGCCAACTGCTGCATGCCCATTCCCGGCGACGAGATCATGGGCTACCACACCGCCGGCAAGGGCATCGTGGTGCACCGCATCGAGTGCCCGAACATCACCGACTACCGCAAGTCGCCCGAGCGCTGGGTCGACATCGGCTGGGACCGCGAGGTTTCGGGGGACTTCAGCGTGGCCCTGCGCATCGAGGTGGCGAACCGCCCCGGCGTGCTCGCCCAGGTGGCGGCGGCGGTGGCGCAGGTGGATTCCAACATCGATGGCGTGGAATACCTGGAACGCGACAGCAACGTCGCGGCGATCCGCTTCTCGATCGAGGTGCGCGGGCGCAAGCACCTGGCCGACGTGATCCGCAGGATCCGCAGGCTCAACGTGGTGCACGGGGTGCAGCGACTCTAG
- the hemW gene encoding radical SAM family heme chaperone HemW — MLTTPPLALYVHLPWCVRKCPYCDFNSHQPRGGPPPFSAYVDALLADLDQDLPLVWGRPVHSVFFGGGTPSLFPASDIDRFLQGAAARLRFAPGLEITLEANPGTAEHGRFEDYRAAGVNRISFGIQSFDDGCLQRLGRIHDSAEADRAVKLAQDAGFDNLNLDLMYALPGQDLAMAAADVERAVALAPAHISHYQLTLEPNTLFAARPPERMPDDDLAWDMQEHCQARLADAGYAQYEVSAYARPGRQCKHNLNYWRFGDYLGIGAGAHGKITLGHEQTILRRWKQRHPTAWLASAGTPAGIGGDDRIAPARRPFEYMLNALRLLEGFRLEHFEACTGLPRAAIARPLAAATARGWLEERDGRILPTALGGRFGNDVIQLFMDEDD, encoded by the coding sequence ATGCTGACCACCCCGCCCCTCGCGCTGTATGTGCACCTGCCCTGGTGCGTGCGCAAATGCCCGTACTGCGATTTCAACTCGCACCAGCCGCGTGGTGGCCCGCCGCCGTTCTCGGCCTATGTCGACGCGCTGCTGGCCGACCTCGACCAGGACCTGCCGCTGGTGTGGGGCCGTCCGGTGCACTCGGTGTTCTTCGGCGGCGGCACGCCCAGCCTGTTTCCCGCCTCGGATATCGACCGCTTCCTGCAGGGTGCGGCGGCACGGCTGCGCTTCGCGCCCGGGCTGGAAATCACCCTGGAGGCGAATCCCGGCACCGCCGAGCACGGCCGTTTCGAGGACTATCGCGCCGCCGGCGTCAATCGCATCAGCTTCGGTATCCAGAGCTTCGATGACGGCTGCCTGCAGCGTCTCGGCCGGATCCACGACAGCGCCGAAGCCGACCGCGCGGTGAAGCTGGCGCAGGACGCCGGGTTCGACAACCTCAACCTCGACCTGATGTACGCACTGCCCGGGCAGGACCTGGCGATGGCCGCGGCCGATGTGGAACGCGCGGTGGCGCTTGCGCCGGCCCACATCTCCCACTACCAGCTCACGCTGGAGCCGAACACGCTGTTCGCGGCGCGCCCGCCCGAGCGCATGCCCGACGACGACCTCGCCTGGGACATGCAGGAGCACTGCCAGGCCCGGCTGGCCGATGCCGGCTATGCGCAGTACGAGGTCTCGGCATATGCGCGACCCGGCCGGCAATGCAAGCACAACCTCAACTACTGGCGCTTCGGCGACTATCTGGGGATCGGTGCCGGCGCCCACGGCAAGATCACCCTCGGCCACGAACAGACGATCCTGCGCCGCTGGAAGCAGCGCCATCCCACCGCCTGGCTGGCCAGCGCGGGCACGCCTGCCGGCATCGGCGGGGACGATCGCATCGCGCCCGCGCGCCGGCCGTTCGAATACATGCTCAACGCGCTGCGCCTGCTGGAGGGCTTCCGCCTCGAACACTTCGAGGCGTGCACCGGCCTGCCACGTGCCGCCATCGCCCGGCCGCTGGCTGCCGCAACCGCCCGCGGCTGGCTGGAAGAGCGCGACGGGCGCATACTGCCGACGGCGCTGGGGGGGCGCTTCGGCAATGATGTCATCCAGCTGTTCATGGACGAAGACGACTGA
- the gmk gene encoding guanylate kinase, whose protein sequence is MRGTLFIVAAPSGAGKSSLVNACLARDTAIRLSISFTSRPPRPGERHAEHYHFIDAAGFEAMIEAGEFFECARVHGDWKGTARQSVEPQLAAGHDVLLEIDWQGARQVREKVPEAVSVFILPPSREALEQRMRKRGQDSDEVIARRLAAAREEMSHFHEFDYVVVNEDFDAAVDELCAVFTASRLRRAQQAQRHHGLIEALLAESTPASD, encoded by the coding sequence ATGCGGGGCACGCTGTTCATCGTGGCCGCGCCCTCGGGTGCCGGGAAGTCCAGCCTGGTCAACGCCTGCCTTGCGCGCGACACGGCCATCCGCCTGTCGATCTCGTTCACCTCGCGCCCGCCGCGCCCGGGTGAACGGCATGCCGAGCACTACCACTTCATCGACGCAGCCGGGTTCGAGGCGATGATCGAGGCCGGTGAGTTCTTCGAGTGCGCGCGCGTGCATGGCGACTGGAAGGGCACCGCGCGGCAGTCTGTGGAGCCGCAGCTGGCTGCCGGCCACGACGTGCTGCTGGAGATCGACTGGCAGGGCGCGCGCCAGGTCCGTGAAAAGGTGCCGGAGGCGGTGAGCGTGTTCATCCTGCCGCCATCGCGAGAAGCGCTCGAACAACGGATGCGCAAGCGCGGCCAGGACAGCGACGAGGTGATTGCCCGGCGGCTGGCCGCCGCGCGCGAGGAGATGTCGCATTTCCACGAGTTCGATTACGTGGTGGTCAACGAGGACTTCGACGCCGCGGTGGACGAGCTCTGCGCGGTCTTCACCGCCAGCCGGTTGCGTCGCGCGCAGCAGGCACAGCGCCACCACGGCCTGATCGAGGCGCTGCTGGCGGAAAGCACACCCGCAAGTGACTGA
- a CDS encoding DUF1631 domain-containing protein, translating to MTPHREPATPASLASAGLPPRVRRVLERSLHLVSEELDHGLTRMLDEFERELFRLADLARNPGAESGYMQTLRSFRLNRADLVPRFMIGIERALAAIRRPAATRTDSSAPGEVSFRNLSLVETAVMDEGTVLREVGSRQEGRATLALHLLGQRFGVLAGKPAFDAIRLPLGPHVLCDALREAAVALEITHDARLLLYRIFDRQVMGGYPQLLDRVNELMVAEEILPALTFVPLRARPTPVLMRETLTPSGGRPSGAPAQPGAAPQPAGQTGAGAVTRPHTAWFGEPQAEEDNRDEAAAFATLQELLSGRRALLGKLRPGRDESPRRELGTTDLVGKLRALQQQPPASASQANLLEIKRAVLAQTRHSSGEAAALSPEDNDTFELLDLLYQQLESELRRDAPTAGLVRQLQVPLLRMALLDRAFFLRSQHPARQLLNTVAESAARWMDRDELDPQLIEPLQQAVADVVAGFDQDPEVFAQAQARLQERMQAHVRRAEMTERRHVEAARGKEKLEVARQRAGEALTREIGEHRLPRFARALLNQAWSDVLTLTLLRQGEESDAWKTQLDVTRRVVAACSDGGADDALAAQVEESLGQVGYHGEEARVIAQRLAGCFNDEEDPASRTELAMKLKARVRLGEDKAAQAKPKPPPRTPAEQAQYEQLRVMPFGVWIDFVQNQQGDISRRRLSWFSPITDNALFVNQRGQRAAEVSLDSLARMLVNGQARMVTADRGRLVDRAWQAAVNTLRSFAGRGEGAPPNGVPA from the coding sequence ATGACGCCGCACAGGGAACCGGCGACGCCAGCCAGCCTCGCCTCGGCCGGCTTGCCGCCGCGGGTACGCAGGGTGCTCGAACGCAGCCTGCATCTGGTCTCGGAGGAGCTCGACCACGGGCTGACGCGCATGCTCGACGAGTTCGAGCGCGAGCTGTTCCGGCTGGCCGACCTCGCGCGCAACCCGGGCGCGGAATCCGGCTACATGCAGACCCTGCGCAGCTTCCGCCTCAACCGCGCGGACCTGGTGCCGCGCTTCATGATCGGCATCGAGCGTGCCCTGGCGGCGATCCGCCGCCCCGCCGCCACGCGCACCGACAGCAGTGCCCCCGGCGAGGTGAGCTTCCGCAACCTCAGCCTGGTCGAAACCGCGGTGATGGACGAGGGCACCGTGCTGCGCGAAGTCGGCAGCCGCCAGGAGGGCCGCGCGACGCTTGCGCTGCACCTGCTCGGCCAGCGCTTCGGCGTACTCGCCGGCAAGCCCGCCTTCGACGCCATCCGCCTGCCGCTCGGTCCGCACGTGCTGTGCGACGCGCTGCGCGAGGCGGCGGTGGCGCTGGAGATCACCCACGACGCGCGACTGCTGCTGTACCGCATCTTCGACCGCCAGGTCATGGGGGGGTACCCGCAGCTGCTCGACCGCGTCAATGAACTGATGGTGGCCGAGGAAATCCTGCCGGCCCTGACCTTCGTGCCGCTGCGCGCGCGCCCGACACCGGTGCTGATGCGCGAAACGCTGACGCCATCGGGCGGCCGGCCCTCCGGCGCGCCTGCCCAGCCGGGGGCAGCACCACAGCCCGCCGGACAGACGGGTGCGGGCGCCGTCACGCGCCCGCATACCGCATGGTTCGGCGAGCCCCAGGCCGAGGAGGACAACCGGGACGAAGCCGCGGCCTTCGCGACGCTGCAGGAACTGCTGTCCGGCCGCCGCGCACTGCTCGGCAAGTTGCGCCCGGGCCGCGACGAAAGCCCGCGGCGCGAGCTCGGCACCACCGACCTGGTCGGCAAGCTGCGCGCGCTGCAACAGCAGCCGCCGGCCAGTGCGAGCCAGGCCAACCTGCTGGAGATCAAACGCGCGGTGCTCGCGCAGACCCGCCACAGCAGCGGCGAGGCCGCGGCGCTGTCGCCCGAGGACAACGACACCTTCGAACTGCTGGACCTGCTCTACCAGCAGCTCGAGTCCGAGCTGCGCCGCGATGCGCCCACGGCCGGACTGGTGCGCCAGCTGCAGGTGCCGCTGCTGAGGATGGCGCTGCTCGACCGCGCGTTCTTCCTGCGCTCGCAGCACCCCGCGCGGCAACTGCTCAACACCGTGGCCGAAAGCGCCGCGCGCTGGATGGATCGTGACGAGCTCGACCCGCAGCTGATCGAGCCGCTGCAGCAGGCCGTGGCCGACGTCGTCGCCGGCTTCGATCAGGACCCCGAGGTCTTCGCGCAGGCGCAGGCGCGCCTGCAGGAGCGCATGCAGGCCCACGTGCGCCGCGCCGAGATGACCGAGCGCCGGCACGTGGAAGCCGCGCGCGGCAAGGAGAAGCTCGAAGTCGCACGCCAGCGCGCCGGCGAAGCCCTGACCCGCGAGATCGGCGAGCACCGGCTGCCGCGGTTCGCACGCGCCCTGCTCAACCAGGCCTGGAGCGATGTGCTCACGCTCACGCTGCTGCGCCAGGGCGAGGAGTCGGACGCCTGGAAGACCCAGCTCGACGTGACCCGCCGGGTGGTGGCCGCCTGCAGCGACGGCGGCGCCGACGATGCACTGGCCGCACAGGTGGAGGAATCACTGGGCCAGGTCGGCTATCACGGCGAGGAGGCCAGGGTGATCGCGCAGCGCCTGGCCGGCTGCTTCAACGACGAGGAAGACCCCGCCTCGCGCACCGAGCTTGCGATGAAGCTCAAGGCGCGCGTACGACTGGGCGAGGACAAGGCCGCGCAGGCGAAACCGAAGCCGCCGCCGCGCACGCCCGCGGAGCAGGCCCAGTACGAACAGCTGCGGGTGATGCCATTCGGGGTGTGGATCGACTTCGTGCAGAACCAGCAGGGCGACATCAGCCGTCGCCGGCTGTCGTGGTTCAGCCCGATCACCGACAACGCGCTGTTCGTCAACCAGCGCGGCCAGCGCGCGGCGGAGGTCTCGCTCGACAGCCTGGCGCGCATGCTGGTCAACGGCCAGGCGCGCATGGTGACCGCCGACCGTGGCCGCCTGGTCGACCGCGCGTGGCAGGCCGCGGTGAACACCCTGCGCAGCTTCGCCGGCCGCGGCGAGGGCGCACCGCCCAACGGAGTGCCGGCATGA
- a CDS encoding RidA family protein, giving the protein MPRIPVSTEHAPAAIGPYSQATRAGDTVFVSGQIPLDPATGNLVDGGIEAQARQAFANLRAVCAAAGGGLDDVVRVGLYLTDLGDFAAVNAVMAEVFAAPYPARSTIEVSALPKDAAFEVDAILVLRQAT; this is encoded by the coding sequence ATGCCCCGCATCCCCGTCAGCACCGAGCACGCTCCCGCCGCCATCGGCCCCTATTCGCAGGCCACGCGCGCCGGCGACACCGTGTTCGTGTCCGGGCAGATTCCGCTCGATCCGGCCACCGGCAATCTGGTCGACGGCGGCATCGAGGCGCAGGCACGCCAGGCGTTCGCCAACCTGCGCGCGGTGTGCGCGGCGGCCGGCGGCGGCCTCGATGATGTCGTGCGCGTCGGGCTGTACCTGACCGACCTCGGCGACTTCGCCGCCGTCAACGCGGTGATGGCCGAGGTGTTCGCGGCGCCGTATCCCGCCCGTTCGACGATCGAGGTCTCCGCGCTGCCCAAGGATGCGGCCTTCGAGGTCGATGCGATCCTGGTGCTGCGCCAGGCCACCTGA
- the rph gene encoding ribonuclease PH produces the protein MTDTVTRPSGRLPTQLRDVRIERGFTRHAEGSVLVSFGETRVLCTASVENRVPGFLRGKGEGWVTAEYGMLPRATNTRNDREAARGKQGGRTLEIQRLIGRTLRACVNRAALGERTITLDCDVLQADGGTRTAAITGAYVALVDAVRWLQKRREISRDPVVGAVAAVSVGIYRGVPVLDLDYAEDSACDTDMNVVMNDGGGFIELQGTAEGHAFRRDELDALLGLAETGIRELFALQQQALAQ, from the coding sequence ATGACCGATACCGTCACCCGCCCCAGCGGCCGACTTCCCACGCAGCTGCGCGACGTCCGGATCGAGCGTGGCTTCACCCGGCATGCGGAAGGTTCGGTGCTGGTGTCGTTCGGCGAGACCCGCGTGCTGTGCACCGCCAGCGTGGAGAACCGCGTGCCGGGCTTCCTGCGCGGCAAGGGCGAGGGCTGGGTGACCGCGGAATACGGAATGCTGCCGCGTGCCACCAACACCCGTAACGACCGCGAGGCCGCGCGCGGCAAGCAGGGCGGGCGCACGCTGGAGATCCAGCGCCTGATCGGCCGCACCCTGCGCGCCTGCGTGAACCGCGCGGCGCTGGGCGAGCGCACGATCACCCTCGACTGCGACGTGCTGCAGGCCGATGGCGGCACCCGCACCGCGGCGATCACCGGGGCCTACGTGGCGCTGGTCGACGCCGTGCGCTGGTTGCAGAAGCGCCGCGAGATCAGCCGCGACCCGGTCGTCGGCGCGGTGGCCGCGGTCTCGGTCGGCATCTACCGCGGCGTGCCTGTGCTCGACCTCGACTACGCCGAGGACAGCGCCTGCGACACCGACATGAACGTGGTGATGAACGATGGCGGCGGCTTCATCGAGCTGCAGGGCACCGCCGAAGGCCATGCCTTCCGCCGGGACGAGCTCGACGCCCTGCTCGGCCTCGCCGAGACCGGCATCCGCGAACTGTTCGCGTTGCAGCAGCAAGCGCTGGCGCAATGA